The Entelurus aequoreus isolate RoL-2023_Sb linkage group LG04, RoL_Eaeq_v1.1, whole genome shotgun sequence nucleotide sequence tatatatatgtatgtatgtatgtatatatatatatatatacttatatatatgtatgtatgtatgtatatatgtatgtgtatgtatgtatgtatgtatgtatatatgtatgtgtatatatatatatatgtatgtgtatatatatatatatatatatatatatatatatatatatatatgtatatatatatatatatatatatatatatatatatatatatgtatatatatatatatatatatatatatatatatatatatatatgtatatatacatatatatatatatatatatatgtatatatacatatgtatatatatgtacatatatatatatattatatatatacatatatatatatatatatatatatgtatatatatatatatatatgtatatatatatatatatatatatatatatgtatatatatatatatatatatatatatatgtatatatatatatatatatatatatatatgtatatatatatatatatgtatatgtatatatatatatatgtatatatatatatatatatatatatgtatatatatatatatatatatatatatatatatatataatttgctgCATTAGACTAATCATGAGCTGTGGCGCTCTACACTTCAGAATCTTACCATTTCTGCTAGAATCCTCAAAAAACACCAATAACCTGTGTTTGGGATGACATGCGTCTTTTATACACATATTCTGCAAAACAGCAAATGGGATTGGATATCAAGATCAGGGGccatatttatcaagcgtcttagagtgccattttacacttaagtcctgagaatttgcgaaatctactcctactctcaaacttaagaataaaagctatttatcaactttcttaagtctaagaatcactcctactctccacgatatttaagagaccttcagaggtgtcctaagtggttaggagttgccagcgttCAGGGAGCgaaaggatgtcctggctttatttgatgacgagcagctgatcaaacggtatcgtttagacagagcaggtattatttttgtcacagatttaataaggggcgtcatttcatcagcaacatcacgctttcagtttgcctaattaatgaattggaaagaaaaggaaacatttatttttgattcattgtcaatattgtttgtttgttttgtaatattttgtagtttattgtcatataagatatttctttattcttagacaagggattcccttccgtgagtggtcatttctatggacacagaaatgacgtcacctaaaattctgtttacggcacatagtaatgtcgtaattcagctctgagtgtgacacttaagattcagtcctacacttcgctgaaagtgtgagcaagacgcttgataactaacttttaagtgcagctttcagcgaataatttctttactcataagtcaactcttagcagacttcttaggagtaattctaagaagcttgataaatacggccccagataaTTAAATGCTTATATGGTCAGTGCACAACATGGTGGTAGAGGTAAATGTGAGGTGTTAAACTTCAAACACTGCTTCCAGCATTGCATTACCCCTGCACACAGGCAGTGTCCTGCCTCAGTTTGGTTTATGAAAATACTAGGGTGAAATAttaatttttccaaaaataatGTTAGTATCGAGATAAAGCCAAAGAgcgatatttaatattttggaagAAAACAACCAATGAAACCTTGCGGTATATTCAACTgagaaaaggaaaacatgcattTCTTGTATTTTTCattcaaaatagaacaagcagacATAGAATAGAAAATAACAATGTTATTGCATGCCAAGTTGACATATCAATATTTGATGCTTGCTTATTGACAGTCGTAAGAGATAAAGGACACAAAACCCATTTCTTGGTGGCCCTATAAGTTGTTTCCATCTTATCCATACTTTCCACACGACTGGAATATAAGTTGTTGGTTTCATGGGTTCAACTCTTTCTGGCTGCAGTACGATATGTTTGCGTTATTAGTTATGTTCACTCTCGGGTGTCAATTCTTGTAGACTTTGACAACGATACATAACGCTTCTTTGTAGACTTCTTGACCTGGCTggatgttgcaaaaatgtttattttcccCCAAGAAAATAGTTCTGTGATCACTTACTTTAGTTGTCCTCAGTAGTCTTTCAAGTATTTTGGTGTTGCTGTGCTGGCCAGTACATTCTTTCCAGATTATAGATTTTGTCTCCTTCAATTTCTGCTTATTTTGGGTCTATTCCACGGCTTAATGAGCTCCTTTCACTTGCATTGACACCTCTTTGGACCACATATTGAGAGTTCCCCTGCTACCACATGCAAATTTTTAAAACTTGGAACCAATTGAAGACCTCTGACGAATTTGTGGTTAGGAAATTTGCATCTGTCGTCAAGGGAGCGTTCTCTAGACTTGTCTTGCACATCTGTTGCAAGCAGCGCAGGAAGGCTGTTGAACTTCTTGTGAATGTTGTGGGACCTCCAAGTTTGAACGATAAATACGCCTTAAATCAGAATAGCTCTTGCTAAATATTTACAGAATCAAATCTGGTCCACATGTGCGTAGTTATGTTAACAATATTTTTCCAAACACAATGACCAAATTTTACAGTCTTTATTACTAATACAGTTCATGACTCTACTACCAGACTGTAACTAAATGAAACTGCTTACAGTTCACATGGTCTTGTTTTAGGCTTTTTGAAGATGTTTTAGAAAGACAAAACTGTTTGGACAGTCTTAAGCATTAATTTTCAAGGAAAgcattaaatataattttttattgccTTACTGGCTTGATACTCTAATGATGTAATGGAGTAGGATAACACCCATCTTGACTCAATTAGTGACATGTCCTCCTTATTTTAAAAAGTTTACTTCATTTTTATATCTTCCTGAAAACTAACTTGTAACAGGGCTATTTTTTAATGGTTTTCAGTAGaacataatacttttttttttttaacagtttctGCATGCTAATATGGCATTACTATCTTTAAGAAAGATAAAATCAGGCATTAGCTAATACAGAtaaaataagaatacatttttgaaaGTAGCTTATTTATAAAGACTTCCAAAATCAGCCATCAGTGTCATTATTTTGTAACAAATACAAATGGCtccattaaaaaatatatctttagtTATTGCAGTCCAACATGAAATATAAGTAGACACTTTCAAATGAGAAACCATGGCATAACTGACAGAGGCATTTGGACAGAACAAAACATTTTAATCCATCAGTCAACTCCATTTACAAAAGTATATTCcattttatatacaatatatacacagacatataaaCAACAATCATTTTACCACTTGTATGCATTTATGCAGTAACTCGACAATAGCACTATCATAAAACATATCACTAATATTCCGCAGGGATGCTGTAGTGCAAAAGTGTGCAAAATCTATAGTGCTGTTGCTCTGTGAATACCTTAGAACCGTAAGCCTAGAACAGGGGCCGGCAACCTTTACTGTCAAAGGAGACATTTTGCTCCTCTTCCACGAAAGAAAATAGTCTGGAGCTGCAAGACATAacatctttcatatatatatatatatatatatatatatatatatatatatatatatatatatatatatatatatatatatatatatatatatatatatatatatatatatatatatatatatatatatatatatatatatatatatatatatataaacattttactgtaaatgtcatttttttatagacaaataccgtattttctggactatagagcgcaccagtatataagccgcagatatgttGCTAAATAAGTCATTTACACAAAgatttttgaatatttatttatacatcttAGTTTCCAAACGgttcctgtaacacggcagtaaaaaggatgatcaaacaaaaccgaagttatcgtcatggacccactagctgcgggagatcgctttccaatcagctaaacagactcaataaatccaTTGTCTTGGTGAatcactgaggaatttgtgaaactgaaagaatacaaaaaaaatgccgttgtaagttaattatactaacacagacacaaatgttagcatattagctaaagcTAACAACAATAGCTTCATTACATCACAATAGCATGTACAAgtatgtatgaaaacactcccagggtcatcacacatgggacggtttaataaGTGTAAACAGTTTaatttatattgtaaaacttacaaacattgcttaaaacactatggacggctagaagactgaacggcacttctacttccggttgaaaggacTAAATGAAACGACactataataacaataacacaccttatcAGTGTGTTTGcttcttgttgttttttataatattgcattatggccgtcagcaaggaAAATACAACTTAGCCGGACTGTTTTAGAAGCTGCAGGGTCCaaaacgtaggaaaaaagtagcggcttatagttcggaatttacggtaaattTGTCCGCGCAGAATTCAACTCTATTTTCTTCTGAGATGTTTCTTTTTTGGGATGTATTCATGGTAAGCTAACAGCAAGGGTTGCACACTCAAGACGCCAACATCTCTGTTGTACGGCACACAACACAGGCTTCCCCTCCCTCTTCCATGCCTTTCTCACACTTATTCATTCACTAGTCAGGACTCAAAGTTatacaacttttaaaaaaaaatgcacactcCCTCTGTCTGGCGTTTTATAAAGGACACAAGAAGAAGGCTGAAGAGCTGCAGGTTGCCGACCAATGCCCTAAAACCTTTTTATGGCAAACTACACAGCAGTAGCTATCTATTTTATATAGTTAGATGAACTCTAAAAATGTCAAATATCACAATTTGGAAATGCTTGTTTTTTTAAGCAACACAAATATTATTTGTCAGCGATCAAATTTTTGTATTAAGCACCTGTGTGTGCAGTATCCTTCCTTGGTATAATGAGGGAGAGATGCAGGTGACTTTACATAGTGACTTACTTGATGAGCAAACAGACATTCAGCTCGTCACGGTCAATAGCACTTGATCAGTGGAAGCACAAGCATAAAACAGTCCGTATTGTCCTTCTTACTACAGAGTTGTGGTAGAGAGATACTGTTTTTGACTTCATCACTGCAAATTGCCATCCTAGCAGGATCTCAGAGGCCTTCTAGACACCCATCTAATCATGACGCATAGAGGGCTGACTTGTGTAGTTATCAATTCTGCCCAGCAGATGGAGCCTCTCCTAGTCTGACACTCCCCAGGAAAGTGGTGTGGTTGGTCATACTGATGAGCGTGTCCTCATAGACTATACGGATGGAGATCCTCTGGCCAGCACGCAGCAGGCTCACCCCAGCTGTGTAGCAGGTGTTGAACTTGCGCTGGCCCGTCTCGATGCTGCAGGTGCAGCAGAGGAAGGGGTTGGAATCCACCATCACCTCGTAGCTGGCGATGTCTGTGAAGTTGAGGTAGTACACCTGGCGGAGAGGAGGGCAACTTTATGAAAGACGGCAAGGGGTCGTCCATTCAAGATATACTGTGTCCAGCTGAAACAGTTAGGATAACTGAGTGGCTGACAATTGTACAAGTAGACACAGATGGTAGAATCCAAATGAGCAGACATGTATGGTTAGGTGAAGTGAAGAGGATTTTGATCGTGAATTACACCAGTAAGAGTTATAAGAGTTACGTCAAGGACCGTACTCACTTCTACCTGACTATATATGAAGTAGACGCCATCCATTAGCACCTCAAGCTCTCCGGAGCGAGAGTGCATTTTAAACACACGGTGATGGATGGACACGGTCTTCCAGTTCCTGAGGATGCCTTCAGAAAGATCTaaacacagcaaaaaaaaaaaaaaagaagaacattcaatcaatcatcaatcctgtccatttaattaataatatatgATTAATGAGATTAGATCTCCTGTGTGAAAAATTGTGCTTTTACAAAGATAAGATCATCAACACGTTTCAGAGAGGTGTAAGAATATGTTTATGGTTGTAGTTTTTACGATAAAGCTGCACTACATCATACTAAAAtgtaaactagtgttgtccctataccaatattttggtaccggtaccaaaattattccaataccgtatttttcggactataagtcgcagttttttttatagacttatactcaggagcgacttatgtgtgaaattattaacacattaccgtaaaatatcaaataatattatttagctcattcacgtaagagactagacgtataagatttcactggatttagcgattaggagtgacagattgtttggtaaacgtatagcatgttctatatgttatagttatttgaatgactcttaccataatatgttacgttaacataccaggcacgttctcagttggttatttatgcctcatataacgtacacttattcagcctgttgttcactatactttatttattttaaattgcctttcaaatgtctattcttggtgttgggttttatcaaatacatttccccaaaaaatgcgacttatatatgtttttttccttctttattatgcattttcggccggtacgacttatactccggagcgacttacactctgaaaaatacggtacttttctaaataaaggggaccacaaaaattgcattactagctttactttattttaacggtacttttcagaggcggtatagtaccgaatatgattcattagtatcgcagttctatactaataccggtataccgtacaaccctaatgtaaaCACCCCTCAACATGATGAAATGCAGTTATACCTCCCTACAACCTCAATAATTAAATCTATAAGCTAAGGacatgtccacacacacacacactggtactTTCAAAATATCTCTCTCTTCAGTGTTAAAACAAGATCCATCCACACAGGTCTCGTTTTAAAACAGTCTGTCCAAACAAACACACATTCTctggctgtcatgcacattttgttcgAACAGGTAAGCCCGAAAAGCTGCCACTAGCTGACTTGGTAGCATTGTAACACCTCTATTTATTGATAAAGTAATATTACGTGTGCAACAAAGTGTACATGATCTTTACAATCCGCGCACACCAACACATAACCCAGGGAACATCTTCAATGTTTTTTAGTCGCACCAGGCGTTTTATAAAGACTCacaaaaaagtattgtttttcaAAGTTGTCCTAACAGCTGAAGATACAACCGGGATCTTGTCGCAGCTTAGTtctcttaggccatgtccacacaaacacagagTTTCAAAAACGCACATTTGGAgttaaaacgatctccatccacacacgtgtagtttcaaaactgtttatgtctacacacaaacacatacacttgCTGtcgtgcacattttgtccaatgaGAAGCCTGGAAAAGCAATCACAGCTGACTTGTTGGCATTACACCTTTGTTATTCTAATGTGTACTTTGATATACTAGACGTACAattacatgtacattatctttaaaaccagcctgcatttacacagagccctgggaacattaccgtatttttcggactataagtcacagttttttttcatagttatactcaggagcgacttatgtgtgaaattattaacacattaccctaaaatatcaaataatattatttagctcattcacgtaagagactagacgtataagatttcatgggatttagcgattaggagtgacagattgtttggtaaacatatagcatgttctatatgttatagttatttgaatgactcttaccataatatgttacgttaacataccaggcacgttctcagttggttatttatgcgtcatataacgtacacttattcagcctgttgttcactattctttattttaaattgcctttcaaatgtctatttttggtgttgggttttatcaaataaatttccccaaaaaatgcgacttatactccagtgcgacttatatatgtctttttccttctttttttttattttatttttttattttttttatgtcctgttcagcttctcgggcaaatcatatagcagatgtagatgcccatatcggctgttcagatttactttacaaaagagaagtgtaggatacttctcttgttgccttacttgtattttgactttattaaatgtatttatattatcatttggtgcagccgggccggagcaggaggggatagaaagagagaaaaaggaagacagaggggggaattgtggggacaagagggggattagacagagagacaaaaacaacaacagcaaacacaacaacaacaacaacaacagagcaacatcagcaaatacgacatgtacaaatatgatggtaaaagtaatagcaaataagcagttagcgaaaattaaaaaaaaaatacagaactgagcattattacactaaaaatggagcaatatgaacaccaatagaaatagtgctattgataataaacaataccagtactttacctttattatcaacaatacaattgttcaaatgcaacaatacatatacgtaatgataacttgagatacgaaagaatgcagaaaaatggaggggaagaaagagaagcaaccttaaccttgtagattgttatagtaacaataggttaagctttgtcagtctattcttggtgttgggttttatcaaatacatttccccaaaaaatgcaacttatatatgtttttttccttctttattatgcattttcggcaggtgcgacttatactccggtgcgacttatactccgaaaaatacggtagttgtgatttccctctctgcatgaaagtttaaaatgagcatatattaatattaattcaaggctaaggcaacatatcgagatattaattcaaggctaaggcaaaatatcgagatatatatcgtgtatcgtgacatggcctaaaaatatcgagatagtaAAAAACGGccataccgcccagccctagtttaagatcaaacatacagtaagtccttCTATaatgtgtttaaaggcagcaaggcaatgttgttgagctttggaaatgaaATCAAAAGAGTACAAGTCTCCGTTGTGCCGTGTAGACGCATGCGCTGAGgggagagttttggaactctggccagcgtttgcaaaagtctgcaattttaaggacaaaaagtaTGCCTTTgcgaggcctaaacgcagagataagtattgGTTAATTAAGtatccgtgttcgtgtggacatggcctaagtatctcttttcgtgtggacatggccttaataTTAACATTTGGGAcgcatatttttacatttattttttagcaGAGATAAGCATGTTAACTTGTAGAGAGTGGACCTCTGATAACAGACCACTCACCTTCTCTCACTTGGATGGTTGTCTCCTGCCCTTGCAAATGGACCACTGCGGGCTGAAAAACAAAGATGTCAGGTGAGTGACTGGGCTGAAATAGTGTTGAAATCAACGGTATTGCGTGGAGATATCATTTTGTTTTGTAGGTGACATATTGTACCTGGAATTCTTTAGTTTTTGTCCTATCAGTCCTAACAGGAACCCCTGCAACAAAAAGGGAGACACAGTTCTGAGTGCACTGGAAGCAAAACCGACACCACATTGACTAAAAGAAAACAAGCAATGTTCTAGACTAAATAAAGATCATTGCTATCCCACACAATTTTTGGACACCTTGCATTAGAAATTCTCACTGTAAAGTGATAGGTTTATTCATTTTGACAACTTGAGCCTTCCCTGAACGTGGGAACATGGCTACAAGCAGGCTCATGCTGTGTAATACAAGAATGGGGTTTGAGTACCTGCTGGGCCTTGAGCGCCTGGAGGCCCCTGTGGCCCAGGGGGGCCGGGCGGTCCTGCAGGACCCACGGCGTTGCTTCCTGGGATACCGGGGATACCAGGAATGCCCGGTGGGCCTTGTGGGCCCTGGGGACCTGGAGGACCAGGGGGGCCTGGTATTGCTCGTTTTTTCCCTAAGAAGACAGAATCCAAAATGAGTGAACTGTATTACAGTATTTGACAGCAAAGTTGATTTTATTAATGGTCTTACGGGCTAATCGGTTTAGCATTCACACAAGATGTATGATAAACTAGAAATGAAGTTGAAGATAATGAAGCATTTATAAATGGTAGAACTGGCATTATCAAGTTTGTATTTGTAGGTAAGAAAAACAATCAGCCTAGTTGAACAGGTTCATTACCAACAAAGGGTGAGTGAAAGGCATCTAGACTTCTTCTTGGTTACTTCTTTTGAGGCCCGTTCAGTTATTTTCAGAACTAAAGACGTTTATTCCTTTTATTACTCatccatttttttattgattatcATGACCTGGAGTAGTGAGAGAATCTACACTGACAAACATGGTTTAGTCCAGTCTCCCTCAGTTCAACCCTTCCTTAGATAACACAGGTAACATAGCCTGACTGAATAT carries:
- the LOC133649040 gene encoding ectodysplasin-A-like isoform X1, which encodes MLMALDVLPVEDFPRKVMPGGDSCTCSAKCRNRRSSSSSSSSSVFFLGLFTLSLSLHAVTLLCYLDLRSEVRRELIHHKRDSVLTLVGSDSASPASAVLPPGPPRLDPSSSRATDNPEDNSLHQNRDLLATEDNRGITQRAKRSPGKQLHTESTGKEKRKERKKGKKRAIPGPPGPPGPQGPQGPPGIPGIPGIPGSNAVGPAGPPGPPGPQGPPGAQGPAGVPVRTDRTKTKEFQPAVVHLQGQETTIQVREDLSEGILRNWKTVSIHHRVFKMHSRSGELEVLMDGVYFIYSQVEVYYLNFTDIASYEVMVDSNPFLCCTCSIETGQRKFNTCYTAGVSLLRAGQRISIRIVYEDTLISMTNHTTFLGSVRLGEAPSAGQN
- the LOC133649040 gene encoding ectodysplasin-A-like isoform X2 → MLMALDVLPVEDFPRKVMPGGDSCTCSAKCRNRRSSSSSSSSSVFFLGLFTLSLSLHAVTLLCYLDLRSEVRRELIHHKRDSVLTLVGSDSASPASAVLPPGPPRLDPSSSRATDNPEDNSLHQNRDLLATEDNRGITQRAKRSPGKQLHTESTGKEKRKERKKGKKRAIPGPPGPPGPQGPQGPPGIPGIPGIPGSNAVGPAGPPGPPGPQGPPGAQGPAGVPVRTDRTKTKEFQPAVVHLQGQETTIQVREDLSEGILRNWKTVSIHHRVFKMHSRSGELEVLMDGVYFIYSQVYYLNFTDIASYEVMVDSNPFLCCTCSIETGQRKFNTCYTAGVSLLRAGQRISIRIVYEDTLISMTNHTTFLGSVRLGEAPSAGQN